One window of Choloepus didactylus isolate mChoDid1 chromosome 26, mChoDid1.pri, whole genome shotgun sequence genomic DNA carries:
- the LOC119520732 gene encoding olfactory receptor 13A1-like — protein sequence MESRPGVTPGHIGKSNQTHVTEFILQGFSEHPELRLPLFGCFFFLYTMAFMGNALIITVITCSSGLHSPMYFFLLNLATMDIICTSSVLPKVLEGLAWEGNAISFQGCMAQLFFLVLSGSSELLLLTVMAYDRYVAICWPLHYGTLMSLQLCLTLAIAVWIICAMNSSIHTGLMAQLSFCGPNVITHFFCEIPPLLLLSCSPTYTNRIMTMLAEAFFGCITFLLTLVSYGYIIASILHIRSAEGKRKAFSTCSSHLIVVSVFYSAVLCAYISPVSSYSPERNKLAGVLYTTVSPTLNPLIYTLRNKEVKSALRKLFPICRN from the coding sequence ATGGAGTCAAGACCAGGAGTCACACCTGGACATATTGGGAAGTCCAACCAGACACATGTGACAGAGTTCATCCTGCAGGGGTTCTCAGAGCACCCAGAGCTGCGGCTGCCCCTGTTTGGCTGCTTCTTCTTTCTCTACACCATGGCCTTCATGGGCAACGCTCTGATCATCACTGTCATTACCTGCAGCTCTGGCCTCCACAGCCCTATGTACTTTTTCCTGTTGAACCTGGCCACCATGGACATCATCTGCACTTCCTCTGTGCTACCCAAGGTGCTGGAAGGCCTGGCTTGGGAGGGAAATGCCATCTCCTTCCAGGGTTGCATGGCCCAGCTATTCTTCCTTGTGTTGTCTGGATCTTCTGAGCTGCTGCTGCTCACAGTCATGGCCTATGACCGTTATGTGGCCATCTGCTGGCCACTGCATTATGGGACCCTGATGAGCTTGCAGCTTTGCCTCACACTGGCCATAGCAGTCTGGATCATATGTGCCATGAACTCCTCTATCCACACTGGTCTCATGGCACAGTTGTCCTTCTGTGGCCCCAATGTCATCACTCACTTCTTTTGTGAGATTCCCCCACTTCTGCTGCTCTCCTGCAGTCCCACCTATACAAACAGAATCATGACAATGTTGGCAGAGGCCTTCTTTGGATGCATCACCTTCCTACTCACCCTTGTGTCCTATGGCTACATAATTGCTAGCATCCTACACATCCGCTCAGCTGAGGGGAAGAGGAAGGCCTTCTctacctgctcctcccacctcatTGTGGTTTCTGTCTTCTATTCAGCTGTGCTCTGTGCCTACATCAGCCCAGTCTCCAGCTACAGCCCTGAGAGAAACAAACTGGCTGGAGTGCTGTACACAACTGTGAGCCCCACCCTAAACCCACTCATCTACACACTGAGGAACAAGGAGGTCAAGTCAGCCCTAAGGAAACTCTTCCCTATTTGTAGAAATTAA